GGACTGAGGGATATTTCGGCAGAAGAAATTGAGTATATTCTGAACACCGCCAAAACAATGAAATGTATTGTTACATCTAATAACAAAAAAACAGCACATTTACAGGGAAAATCAATTATTACACTATTCTACGAAAACAGTACTAGAACGAGACTTTCATTTGAACTGGCTTCCAAATACATGGGAGCCAGTGCCGCAAATATATCAGCATCAAGCAGCAGTGTACAAAAGGGCGAAACCTTAATAGACACAGGAAAAACAATTGATTCTATGGGTTCGGATATAATTATAATGAGACATCCCATGTCCGGTGCACCACATCTGCTGGCCAAGAATGTAAAATCCTCAGTAATAAACGCAGGTGACGGTATGAATGAGCATCCGACTCAAGCTTTGCTGGACATGTTTACCATACTGGAGAAGAAGGGTACATTAAAAGGCCTGAAAGTTGCCATAATAGGAGATATACTCCACAGCCGAGTTGCCAGAAGCAACATATGGGGACTGACGAAAATGGGTGCGGAGGTTAATGTAGCAGGGCCTGCTACACTGATACCGCCTGAGATTGAAAAAATAGGTGTAAATGTTTTTAGTACGGTTCAGGAAGCAATGCTTGATGCTGACGTTGTCATGGGTCTTAGAATTCAACTGGAGCGTCAGAAAAAAGGATTGTTCCCCACTATAAGAGAATACTCAAGGTTTTTCGGAGTAGACGATAAAAGGCTAAAGCTTGCCAAGGAGGATGCAATAGTACTGCATCCGGGTCCTGTAAACAGAGGGGTTGAGCTTTCTAGCTCAGTCACAGACGGTGAACAGTCTTTCATAGACGAACAGGTAACAAATGGCGTTGCCGTAAGAATGGCTTTGCTATATCTTTTAACAAGGAGGGGAATCGTTAATGAAGTTACTGATTAAAAACGGACATGTTTTGGACGTAAAAACCGGCTTGGACAGGGTTACCGATATATTAGCAGTAGATGGTATTATCCACGAGGTAGGAAGTAAAATAGATGAAGCAGGCTGTGAAGTAATTGATGCAACGGGCTTATATGTAACCCCGGGGCTGGTCGATGCTCACTGTCACCTGAGAGACCCCGGATATGAGTATAAGGAAGATATAGAGTCAGGAACTAGAAGTGCGGCAAAGGGAGGTTTTACCTCGGTTGCATGCATGCCAAATACCAACCCGGTACTGGACAATGAAGCAATGGTAAAGTACGTAATAAATAAGGCGAAAACCGATGGTTTTTTAAATGTATTTCCTATTGGAGCATTGTCAAAAGGGCTAAAGGGAGAGGAACTAAGTGAAATCGGGGAGCTCAAATTTGCAGGTGCAGTTGCACTTTCAGATGATGGCAGACCTGTCGGTAACTCCTCATTAATGAAAAAGGCAATGCAATATGCTTCAATGTTTGATATAACTATTATTTCACATTGTGAAGACCTTGACCTGGTAGATGAAGGCCTTATGAATGAAGGATATCAGTCATCAATTCTTGGTTTGAAAGGCAATCCTGCTCCCGCTGAAGAAGTAATGATTGCAAGGGATTTGATACTTGCAGAGTATACAAAGGCAACAATTCACATTGCCCATGTAAGCACAGAGCTGGGAGTTGATTTAATAAGAAATGCAAAAAGAAGAGGTGTAAAAGTTACGGCTGAAACGTGTCCGCATTATTTTACACTGACAGATAATGCTTGTGAAGGGTTTAATACAAATGCAAAGGTAAATCCTCCGCTAAGGACGCAAAAGGATGTGGATGCAATAATTCAAGGCCTGAAGGATGGCACCATTGATATTATCTCAACAGACCACGCCCCCCATCATATAGACGAAAAAAATGTAGAATTCAAGATTGCCGCAAATGGAATGGTTGGCTTTGAAACAGCTTTTCCCTTGGCAGTAACCTATCTGGTTAAACCCGGACACCTTTCCCTGAAAGAACTTGTATACAAAATGAGTTTTAATCCATCACAAATGCTTGGACTAAATAAAGGTACTATCGAAGTCGGAAAACTTGCTGATTTGATAATTTTCGATTTAAATGAAGAGTACAAGGTTAATATTACAGAATTCGAATCAAAGAGCAAGAATTCACCATTTAACGGTTTATTACTTTATGGTCAGCCCCAGTATACCATTGTGGGTGGAACCCCTGTAGTAAGAAAAAAGGTACTGTTGTAAAAAAAATTATTATACATTGGGCTTTTCAAGCAGTGATAATTATGAATGCCCGGAAATGGAGATAAAAATGTTTATTGACAGACTTATAGAGAGTATTCAGGAAAAAAATAATCCCACAGTTGTAGGTTTAGACCCCAAGATTGAATATGTGCCTACTTTTATTAAAGAAAAAGCCTTTAAGGAATACGGTAAAAACTTAAAGGGTGCTTCTGAAGCAATTTTAAACTTTAATAAAATGATAATTGATTCAATATATGATCAGGTTCCCGCAGTTAAGCCACAGCTTGCTTACTATGAAATGTATGGAATTGATGGATTGATTGCTTTCCAGGAAACCTGTAAATATGCAAAAAGTAAGGGTTTGATCGTTATAGCAGATGGAAAGAGAAATGATATTGGCACAACTGCCGAGGCCTATTCAAAGAGTTTTCTGGGCGAGACAGAAATAGACGATGGAGTAAAGCAAAAGGTTTTTGATGTAGATGCTCTTACAGTTAGTCCATATTTAGGAATTGATGGTGTTAAACCTTTTATTCAGGACTGCATTAATTATGACAAGGGAATATTCGTGCTGGTAAAAACATCCAACAAATCTTCGGGGCAGCTTCAAGATATTGTAACTCAACAATGCAAAAGTATTTATGAAGTTATGGGCGGTTATGTACAGGAATGGGGAAAACCTCTCATGGGCAAATATGGCTATAGCAGTGTTGGAGGAGTGGTTGGAGCAACATACCCTAATCAGGCCAAGTTGTTAAGGTCAATTATGAAAAATGCATATTTTCTGGTTCCGGCGTACGGTGCACAGGGAGGAACAGCAAGAGATTGTGCAAACTCATTTAACAGGGATGGACTTGGGGCAATTGTTAGTGCATCCAGAAGTGTAATTTGTGCATATAAGTCTGATACATGGAAGAATGAATATACCGAAGAGAAGTTTGCAGAAGCTTCGAGAGCAGAGGTTCTTAGAATGAAGGAAGATTTGAACACTGCACTTGGCAGGTAATCAGATATTAATAGAAGACACAGAGGTGAAAATATGAAGGCTTTTTTATTACTGGAAGATGGAACTATATTCGAAGGCAACAGCTTCGGAATGGAAGGAAAAGTAGTTGGTGAGGTGGTTTTTAATACGGGTATGACAGGTTATCAGGAGGTTCTGACAGATCCGTCCTACTGCGGACAAATCGTATGTATGACATACCCTTTAATTGGCAACTATGGCGTAAACATAGAAGATATTGAATCCTTGAAACCACAGGTTAAGGGGTTTATAGTAAGAGAGCTTTGTAAAACTCCAAGTAACTGGAGATCAATTGAAACCTTGAATGAATATCTCAAAAGAAATGAGATAACAGGTCTTGAGGGCATTGATACAAGAGCATTAACAAGGATTCTGCGTGACAATGGCACTATGAAGGGTACTATAATTACAGCGGAACAGCTGGAAAATATACAGGAAGAACTTACAAATGTAAACAGCTATACAGTCAGCAATCCGGTGCTACAGGTAACTACACGTGAGATAAAGCACTACGAAGGAGAAGGATACAAAATAGCACTTCTGGATTACGGTCTTAAACAGAATATTGTAAGATCACTGTTAAACAGGGGCTGCGAAGTATATGTTTTCCCGGCAACAGCAACAGCGGATGAGGTTTTGGGGGTAGATCCCGATGGAATAATGCTCTCTAACGGACCCGGAAGCCCAAGGGAATGTCAGTTCCAAATAGATACTATAAAAAAGCTTATCGGCAAAAAGCCAATATTCGGAATTTGCCTTGGACATCAGCTTGCAGCCTTGGCCAACGGAGCCAATGCCATAAAGCTCAAATACGGGCATAGGGGCTGCAACCATCCTGTAAAAGATATTGAAAAGGATCTCACCTACATTACTTCCCAAAACCATGGATACACGATTGTTGAAGAATCACTTAATAAAGAAACTATGACTGTAAGTCATAAAAATATGAATGACGGAACCATCGAAGGAATAAAGTACAAAAACGCTCCGCTCTTCACTGTGCAATTTCATCCGGAAGCATCACCGGGGCCGGAAGACACAGCATATTTGTTCGACGAGTTCATTAAAATGATAGATTATTCAAAAAATATTTTATAAAAGAAGCTGGAGGGATAATATACATGCCAAAACGTAATGATATTCATAAAGTATTGGTTATCGGGTCCGGTCCGATAATAATTGGTCAGGCCGCAGAATTTGACTATGCCGGAACTCAGGCGTGTCAGGCACTCAAGGAAGAAGGAATAGAGGTAGTGCTGGTAAACAGTAATCCTGCCACCATAATGACCGATACGAATATAGCAGACAAGGTTTATATAGAACCGCTTAAAGCGGAAGTAGTAAAAAATATAATACGATGTGAAAAACCTGATAGCATTTTACCTACACTGGGCGGCCAAACAGGCCTGAACCTGGCAATGGAACTTGCAGAATCAGGTTTTTTGCAGGAGCAGGGAGTAAAGCTTCTGGGAACCGCCACCGAGGCTATAAAAATGGCAGAAGACCGACAGGATTTTAAGGATACCATGGAGCGTATAGGCGAACCCTGTATTGCAAGCAAGGTTGTTACCACAATAGAGGATGCAATTGCATTTGCACGTGAGATTGATTACCCCGTTATTGTAAGACCTGCATATACACTGGGAGGAACAGGTGGAGGAATCGTCAATAATGAAGAAGAACTGCGGGAAGTAGGAGAAAACGGTTTAAGACTCAGCCGTGTTCACCAGGTTTTAATTGAAAAATGCATATCAGGATGGAAGGAAATAGAATATGAAGTAATAAGAGACGGTAAAGGAAACGTTATAACTGTATGCAACATGGAGAATATTGATCCGGTTGGAGTACATACAGGGGACAGCATAGTTGTTGCACCTTCTCAGACTCTTGCAGACAAGGAATATCAGATGCTGAGAACCTCGGCATTAAAAATAATATCAGCCTTGGGAATACAAGGGGGCTGTAATGTACAGTATGCACTTCATCCTACAAGCTTTGAATATGCTGTAATTGAAGTAAATCCCAGAGTAAGCAGATCTTCGGCACTGGCCTCCAAGGCAACGGGATACCCTATAGCAAAGGTTGCTTCAAAGATTGCGATAGGCTATGGTCTTGATGAAATAAAAAATGCAGTAACCGGAAAGACGTATGCATGTTTTGAACCAACTCTTGACTATGTCGTAGTAAAAATACCAAAATGGCCATTTGATAAATTTGTAAAGGCAAAGAGAACACTGGGAACCCAGATGAAGGCAACTGGAGAGGTAATGTCTATAAGCAGCTCCTTTGAGGCGGCATTAATGAAAGCAATACGTTCCCTAGAACTGGGAATATTTACACTGGAGCAGGACATATATAAAAATCTTGAAGGCAGCGAGATTGTGCAAAAGCTTCATGACATAAACGATGAAAGAATATTTGTCATAGCAGAAGCAATAAGACGTTCTATAACAGTTGAAGATATTCATGAAATAACCAAGATAGATTATTTCTTCCTTTGCAAGATAAAAGAGCTTGTAATAATGGAAGAAAAGCTTAAAAATGTAAGTAAGGATCAGCTAAATAAGGATGTCCTAAAAAAGGCAAAGAAAATGGGCTTTACAGACACGATAATCGCCAAGCTGTCAGGGATTCCTCAAAAAGAGATAACCGAACTGAGAAAGCAGAAAAATATTATAGCGGCATATAAAATGGTTGACACCTGTGCAGCTGAGTTTGAGGCTGTGACACCATACTACTACTCAACCTATGATGATTTTTCAGAGGTTAAGGAATCCCAAAAAGAAAAAGTTCTGGTTCTTGGGTCAGGCCCAATAAGAATAGGTCAGGGAATAGAATTTGACTACTGCTCTGTACACTCTGTATGGGCTTTAAAGGAATTGGGTTATGAAACAATAATTGCAAACAATAATCCTGAAACGGTAAGTACTGATTTTGATACCGCTGACAGGCTTTACTTTGAACCATTGACGGCCGAAGATGTGGCAAATATTGTTGAGGCTGAAAAGCCCAAAGGAGCTATAGTACAGTTCGGTGGACAAACTGCCATCAAGCTCACAAAGGCTCTGGATGATATGGGAGTAAAAATATTTGGTACAGAAGCTAAAAATGTAGATGCTGCCGAGGATAGGGAAAAATTTGATGAAATACTCGAAAAGACAGATATTCCAAGACCTCAGGGCAAGACAATATTCACTCTTGATGAAGCAATAGCAGCAGCAAATGAACTGGGCTACCCGGTACTTGTCAGGCCTTCCTATGTACTTGGAGGGCAAGGTATGGAAATAGCTTACAATGACAAGGATGTTAAAGAGTTTATGGAGATTATAAACAGAACTGTTCAGGAGCATCCTATACTTATTGACAAATATATGATGGGTAAGGAAATCGAGGTTGACGCCATATGTGACGGTGAAGAGATATTAATACCCGGTATTATGGAACATCTTGAGAGAGCAGGGGTTCATTCAGGTGACAGCATATCTGTATATCCTACACAGACTCTAAGCGACAAGGTTAAGGAGGTTGTAGTAGATTACACTATAAAACTTGCAAAGGCCTTGAATGTAATAGGAATGGTAAATATCCAGTATGTTTTATACAACAACCAGGTTTATGTAATAGAGGTAAATCCAAGATCAAGCCGCACTGTTCCTTATATCAGCAAAGTAACAGGAATTCCTATGGTAAATCTTGCAACAAAGGTAATGATGGGTAAGAAGCTTAAAGACTTCAAGTACGGAACGGGATTATACAGAGAACCCGGATATGTTTCAGTTAAGGTTCCCGTATTTTCCTTTGAAAAGCTCGATGAAGTTGACACAAGCCTTGGGCCTGAAATGAAGTCAACAGGTGAGGTGCTTGGAATAGCGGACAATTTACCCGAAGCTTTGTACAAAGGCATTATAGCGTCAGGAATCAAGCTTCCAAAGTCGGGTGACGGAATACTTATGACAGTGAGAGACACCGACAAGCCTGAGTTGATTCATATTGCTGAGGAATTTGAAAAGTTGGGCTTCACCCTCTATGCAACAGGCAAGACTGCAAATATGCTTAATAACAACGGAATAGCAACAAATGCGGTAAGAAAGCTGGATGAAGGCTCGCCAAACATTATTGAACTAATTCACGCAGGCAAGCTTTCAATGATAATAAATACCCCCACAAAGGGAAGAAACTCAGACAGAGATGGTTTCAAAATAAGAAGAAAAGCAGTTGAAATGTCAATACCATGCCTCACCTCGCTTGATACGGCAGAAGCAATTATTAAGTGCCTCAAGCTCGGCAAGACCGAAGGTGAGCTTGAAGTTCTGAATTTAAGCATATTTGACGAGTAAAATACCGGAGGTAAATATGGGTAAGATTCTAAAGGAACAGATTGTAAGCACACAAATGCTATGCAAGGATGTCTTTAAAATGACTATCAAGTCTGAGTACGTTGCTTCTAATGCAAAACCGGGTCAGTTTGCTAATATCAGATGCGGTGGGTTAGATGCAATGCTCAGACGTCCTATAAGCATTTGCGATGTAAATAAGTCTCAAGATACGTTTGATATAGTTATTCAGGTAAAGGGAAGCGGTACCGAAAAGCTTTGCAGTATGTGTCAGGGAGATGTTGACATAATGGCACCTCTGGGAAATCCTTTTACAATAGGAGATAAGTATAAAAATATATGTGTTGTGGGAGGTGGTATTGGAACCTTCCCACTCCTTTATCTGCTAAAATCCTCCCAATCAATTCACAAGACTGCTTTACTTGGATTCAGAAACAAGGAAGCAGTTGTTCTGGAGGATAAATTCAAGGCTGCCGCAGACACTGTGGAAATAGCTACAGATGACGGGTCATATGGGAAAAAGGCCTTTGTGACAGAATTGCTTGAGGAGAAAATTATGTCCCAAAAGCCTGATATTATCTATACCTGCGGGCCGACTATAATGATGCAGAAGGTCGCGACTATTGCCGAGAAAAATGGAATCCCATGTCAGGTGTCTCTGGAACAACGAATGGGGTGTGGTATAGGTGCATGTCTGGTTTGTGCCTGCAAAACGAAAAAAAGTGATGACTGGGGATTCGGCCATGTTTGTAAGGATGGGCCTGTATTCTGGAGCACGGACATATACTGGGACTAATTAGGAGGGTATTGATTTATGTCAAATAGGATAGATTTAAGTGTAGATATTGCAGGAATCCGGTTTAACAACCCTGTTATAATGGCATCCGGTACCTATGGTTTTGGTAAGGAATACAGCGAGTATGTTGATTTGAATCAAATCGGAGGAATTTCCGTAAAGGGGCTTACTCTCAAGGAAAGAAAAGGCAACAAGCCGCCTAGAATAGCGGAAACTCCTGCAGGTATACTTAACAGTGTAGGGTTGCAAAATCCGGGAGTTGAAAGTTTCATAAAGGATGATTTGCCGTTTTTGAAAAATCATAAAACTAAAATAATTGCAAACATTGCCGGAAATACTATAGAAGAATACTGTGAAATGGCGGAAATACTAGCCAGTTCAGGTGTAGATGCCATAGAAATGAATGTGTCGTGTCCGAACGTTAAGGCAGGGTGCCTTGCTTTTGGGACTACGCCCAAAGGCATAGAGGAAATTACATCTGCAGTAAAAAAGTACTGTAAGCAGCCATTGATAGTAAAGCTGACTCCAAATGTCTCCGACATTAGGTCGATAGCAGTGGCTGCCGAGGGGGCAGGTGCAGACTGTATATCACTTATAAACACAATATTGGGACTTGCAATCGATATAAATAAAAAGAAACCAATTTTAGCAAACAATTTTGGAGGCCTTTCAGGCCCTGCGGTAAAGCCTATTGCATTAAGAATGGTATATGAAGCTGCACACTCGGTTAAAATACCTGTAATAGGAATGGGAGGAATTAGCTCATGGGAGGATGCCATAGAATTCATTCTGGCAGGAGCATCAGCTATAATGGTTGGTACAGCAAATTTCGTTAACCCCATAGTTCCGATAGAAATAATAAGCGGAATTGAAAAGTATCTTCAAAGTAATGGACATACAAATGTAAACGAAATTGTGGGAAAGCTTGAGTTAAATGACTGATAAATTTGCTATAATTAATATTGTTGTATTATATTTATAATATTGGAGGTACTCATGAAAACAAGGCTTATATTTGTAAGACATGCGGAGGCAGAAGGTAATTTCAACAGAGTATTTCATGGATGGTATGACAGTAGGGTTACGGAAAAAGGGCATAAGCAAGCAAAGGCAGTAGCAGAAAGACTTGCGGATTTGCCTATTGACATAATTTATTCAAGCAGCTTGACAAGAACCCTGCAGACAGCACAGTATATAGCTGATGTTAAAAAACTCCCTATTATCCGAACTGACAAAATGAAGGAAATCAACGGTGGCGACTGGGAAGATGTGGCATGGGAAGTACTTCCCCAAAAATACCCAAATGAAAACTACACATGGGAAAACGAACCCCATATGCATCAGATGCCTAACGGTGAAAACATGGAGGAATTCTATAACCGCCTTATGAAGGAAGTTATGAATATAATCAATCAGAATAAGGGGAAGAGTATATGCATAGTCACACACGGTACTGCTATAAGGGCAATGCTCTGCAGGTTTTACGGCAAGTCTCTAAAGTATATGAAAAATGTGCTGTGGCATGATAATACATCAGTAACCATTGTCGATTATAATGATGAAAATGATGAGTTCCAGGTTGTACTTGAAGGTGGTATTGAACATTTAGGTGAGGAGTTGAGTACTATTCAGAATCAGGAATGGTGGCAAAACTACATGGAGTCAAGGCAAAAAAATAATTAACTTTTGGGGGAGTTAAAATGGAAAAAAGTAATCTTATAAATTGGTTATTTAAAACCAATGCTGTAAGGATATGTCCTGAAAACAAGCCATTTTGGTATACGTCATCCAAAATTGGCCCTTACTACATAAATACACATTTTCTTTATGGCAGTGAAGAAAAGGCAAATAGTCTTTTAAAAGTAATTGATGTATGCAAAGAAAATAAAATGGACTGTTCAGAGATAATACTTGAACTTGCCCGTAAGAACTTTGAGACTGACGAGATATACAGAGGCCTCATAACAATGATGTGTGAGTATATAAAGAGTAATATTAATATAAAAAATGTAGGATATATTTCAGGTGGAGAAAGAAGAGACTGGTTCTTCTCGCTGATAATAGCTGATATTCTCAAAATACCTCACATAACAATATTCAAAGATTTGACAGCTGTACTGTATAAAGATGGTATATCATCAGATGTAGCTGACCTTAGAGGAGCAAATGTACTTCATATAGCGGATATAATAACGGAAGCTTCCAGCTATGTGCGTGCATGGATTCCGGCTGTTAATAAACTAAATGGTAATTTGAAATACAGTCTTGTAGTAATTGACAGATTACAGGGAGGTACTGAAAAGTTAAAGGATGCAAGTGTTGAATCCCACGCACTTATGAATGTGGATAAGGGTCTTTTTGACGGTGCACTTACGGGTGGGCATATTTCATCCGAGCAATATGCCTTGCTTATGAAATATCTTGACAATCCAACAGGCACTATGAAGGAGTTCTTAATTAACCATCCTGAGTTTCTGGAGAATTCCCTTAATGCAGATCCCAGGACCGCTGAAAGAGCTCGTATCTGCATAGAACAGGATATTTATGGTCTGAAATAAATAATTGCTGAATACATATACCATTGAAAGAATATGGAATTCAATAAAGAACTCGATAGGGTTGGAGTGATTTAATGAAGAGATTTGTATTTGTAGCATCCATAGTATTGGCAGTTGGCTTTGTAGCAATATTATGCTACAGCCACTTTGCTTTTCAGGATGCTTTTTTCTTTCTCAGGGGTGAGGTTAAAATTGAGAAAATAGTTTGTCAAGGGGATATGGACGGGGATGGTATTCCCGACAACGATGATATTGTACGGGGTGCCAGAATGGAGATAGCCAACAGGACAAAGTACCAAAGTACTTACTATGAGGGAGGATATCCGCCAAAATCAGAAGGGGTATGTACAGATGTTGTGTGGAGAGCACTCAAAAATGCAGGATACGACCTGAAGGCACATATGGATGCTGATATTTCAAGAAATACATCAGATTACAAAAGTGGTGTTATTATACCTGATCAAAATATAGATTTCAGGCGTGTAAAGAACCAGTATGTTTTTTTCAAAAGGTATGCTACCAATCTTACTACAGAGGTAAAGCCATTTGACAGGAAAAACTTATATGAATGGCAACCCGGTGATATAGTAATACTGAAAAACAGTGACCATGTTGCTATTATATCGGATAAACGCAGGAGAGATGGAGTCCCCGCTATAATACACAACTCCAGCACTTTTCCAATGGAAGAAAACTTGCTTGTAAAATGGAGCAAAAATGGCCGGATAATAGGGCATTTCAGGTTCCCGCAAAATGATTTGGAATAAAAATGGAAGAAGGGATTTGGTGTGGCAACTCAAAAAACAAATGTTATGAGAATTTTGGATAGTGCGAAAATCAATTATAATATGTATACATACGACAGTAAGGGCGGAGCAATAGACGGTGTTTCAGTAGCCGAAAAGATAGGACAACCTGTTGAAAGAGTTTATAAAACACTGGTAACCAGAGGAAACAGCAAGAACTTTTTTGTATTTGTAATTCCGGTAAGCAAGGAACTTAACCTGAAAGCTGCTGCAAAAGCAGTTGGGGAGAAGTCCATAGAGATGATAAGAGTGGATGAAATCAATAAGGTTACAGGCTACATAAGGGGAGGCTGTTCGCCCATAGGGATGAAGAAAGACTTCAAAACAGTAATTGATAGTACTTGTAAAAACCTTGCTACAATTATTTTCAGCGGGGGGAAAATAGGTTTTCAGGTTGAGGTTAACCCAAAGGAATTGGTAAATTTCATAAAAGCGGGTGTGGAAAACATAACTGAATAAAGGCAATAAAACAATGCCACAGATAATGACGAAAATCTTAAAAGTAATAAAAGACGTATAAATGAAAAATTCTAGCTTTGAGGGATTTGGGGAATAAAATAAATGTTTACAATTTAATACAAATAATATAATATATACCTATAATAATTTATTAGGAGGGGTATATATGAAAAAACATCTTGTAATTCTCTTGGTTATGTGTATGCTCTTTACCAGTTGTTTTCCCATGCTGGTAATCCAAGCTGAGGGCTTGGAGGATCTTCCTGCACCACAGGACCGTTATTTGTGGTCAATAGCAGCAAATGACAATGGGCTTTTTGTGGCTGTTGGAGATTACGGTATTGTTAGGTTAACAGAAAATGGCATGGATTGGAAGGATATTCAGCTTCCAACGGATTCACAGCTAAACTCAGTTGCCAGCAGAGGAATTCAGTTTGTAGCAGTAGGTGATTTTGGTGCAATTTATACTTCAGAAGAAGGTTATGACTGGAAAGAGGTAATGCCTCCAAAGTTTGATTACAATCTTACTTCTGTAGTATCAAACGGAAAAATTTTCGTTGCTTCAGGAAGTGATGGAGCGATTCTTTACTCAGAAGACGGATATAACTGGGTAAAGGTTGAAAAAGCATACACATCCTATAAAGAGACTATCCCCAATATAACAAGTCTTTTATGGAACGGAAGTGTATTCTATGCTTTGACTGATGTTGGGACAAGCCTGATATCAGAGAATGGTATCGATTGGAAAGAACAAGAAATCTATACGGCAGTTGAGACTAAATATGGTTTTTCATTGAAAGATGTTACCTGGGGTAATGATATGTTTGTTGCTACAGGTGAAAAGGGTAAAATTCATGTATCATATGACGGCGTGTACTGGAAACCGGTTTTCCAAGACGAAAAGGCATCCTTTAGAAATGTAGTTTGGAGCGAGTCTGAAAATGGTTTCTTTGCAACCGGAACTCGTGGACTTATTAGTTTTTCAAAGGATGGTTTCGGATGGGATAGAATATCAAAGGAAAATTTGTCGCATTATGCAGTAGAGCATATGGCAACGTTCAGAGATATATCTATTGCTATAGGCGGGGGTGGATTAATAACCAGAATCACATATCTTAATCACACCGTTGAAGTTATAAATGCAGGAGCAGATGATGGTTATCAGCTATATGATGTCACCTCTGGCGAAAGAACCTTAGTAGCCGTGGGTACTGACGGAAGAATAAGAAGATCAACTGATGGCGGTTTAACGTGGTCATACTTTAACCTTACTACAATTGATGACTTGGTTGATATCGATTACGGAGAAGGAGCTTATGTCGCAGTCGGACCCGGTGGTACAATCATCAGGTCTACTGATGGAGGGAAAAACTGGTACGCACCAATAACCGGCCTTGGTAATGATATAGAAGGTGTTACATATTCAAGAGGAAAATTTATTGCTGTTGGAAGCAACGGACTTATTCTTACATCAGGTAATGCAGGTGCTACATGGAACGACAATGTTGTTTCACCCCCGGTTAAATTGAATAAGGGTGAATATAACGGAAGTACATATGTTGTTGTTGGAAACAACGGTAAAATATTTACTTCTATTGATGGAGTAAACTGGACTGAACAAAGATCAGGAACTAATAAAAACCTTAAAAGTGTCGTTTGGGACGGTAGAAAATTTATAGCAGTGGGAGACAACGGTACAATAATTACTTCACCTGATGGCATAACATGGTCAACTTCAGTTTCAGGTTTCCAGACTAATTTTACTGATATTACTGTTTATGGGTTAGATACTTGG
This genomic stretch from Ruminiclostridium cellulolyticum H10 harbors:
- the carB gene encoding carbamoyl-phosphate synthase large subunit translates to MPKRNDIHKVLVIGSGPIIIGQAAEFDYAGTQACQALKEEGIEVVLVNSNPATIMTDTNIADKVYIEPLKAEVVKNIIRCEKPDSILPTLGGQTGLNLAMELAESGFLQEQGVKLLGTATEAIKMAEDRQDFKDTMERIGEPCIASKVVTTIEDAIAFAREIDYPVIVRPAYTLGGTGGGIVNNEEELREVGENGLRLSRVHQVLIEKCISGWKEIEYEVIRDGKGNVITVCNMENIDPVGVHTGDSIVVAPSQTLADKEYQMLRTSALKIISALGIQGGCNVQYALHPTSFEYAVIEVNPRVSRSSALASKATGYPIAKVASKIAIGYGLDEIKNAVTGKTYACFEPTLDYVVVKIPKWPFDKFVKAKRTLGTQMKATGEVMSISSSFEAALMKAIRSLELGIFTLEQDIYKNLEGSEIVQKLHDINDERIFVIAEAIRRSITVEDIHEITKIDYFFLCKIKELVIMEEKLKNVSKDQLNKDVLKKAKKMGFTDTIIAKLSGIPQKEITELRKQKNIIAAYKMVDTCAAEFEAVTPYYYSTYDDFSEVKESQKEKVLVLGSGPIRIGQGIEFDYCSVHSVWALKELGYETIIANNNPETVSTDFDTADRLYFEPLTAEDVANIVEAEKPKGAIVQFGGQTAIKLTKALDDMGVKIFGTEAKNVDAAEDREKFDEILEKTDIPRPQGKTIFTLDEAIAAANELGYPVLVRPSYVLGGQGMEIAYNDKDVKEFMEIINRTVQEHPILIDKYMMGKEIEVDAICDGEEILIPGIMEHLERAGVHSGDSISVYPTQTLSDKVKEVVVDYTIKLAKALNVIGMVNIQYVLYNNQVYVIEVNPRSSRTVPYISKVTGIPMVNLATKVMMGKKLKDFKYGTGLYREPGYVSVKVPVFSFEKLDEVDTSLGPEMKSTGEVLGIADNLPEALYKGIIASGIKLPKSGDGILMTVRDTDKPELIHIAEEFEKLGFTLYATGKTANMLNNNGIATNAVRKLDEGSPNIIELIHAGKLSMIINTPTKGRNSDRDGFKIRRKAVEMSIPCLTSLDTAEAIIKCLKLGKTEGELEVLNLSIFDE
- a CDS encoding dihydroorotate dehydrogenase electron transfer subunit; the protein is MGKILKEQIVSTQMLCKDVFKMTIKSEYVASNAKPGQFANIRCGGLDAMLRRPISICDVNKSQDTFDIVIQVKGSGTEKLCSMCQGDVDIMAPLGNPFTIGDKYKNICVVGGGIGTFPLLYLLKSSQSIHKTALLGFRNKEAVVLEDKFKAAADTVEIATDDGSYGKKAFVTELLEEKIMSQKPDIIYTCGPTIMMQKVATIAEKNGIPCQVSLEQRMGCGIGACLVCACKTKKSDDWGFGHVCKDGPVFWSTDIYWD
- a CDS encoding dihydroorotate dehydrogenase — its product is MSNRIDLSVDIAGIRFNNPVIMASGTYGFGKEYSEYVDLNQIGGISVKGLTLKERKGNKPPRIAETPAGILNSVGLQNPGVESFIKDDLPFLKNHKTKIIANIAGNTIEEYCEMAEILASSGVDAIEMNVSCPNVKAGCLAFGTTPKGIEEITSAVKKYCKQPLIVKLTPNVSDIRSIAVAAEGAGADCISLINTILGLAIDINKKKPILANNFGGLSGPAVKPIALRMVYEAAHSVKIPVIGMGGISSWEDAIEFILAGASAIMVGTANFVNPIVPIEIISGIEKYLQSNGHTNVNEIVGKLELND
- a CDS encoding histidine phosphatase family protein; its protein translation is MKTRLIFVRHAEAEGNFNRVFHGWYDSRVTEKGHKQAKAVAERLADLPIDIIYSSSLTRTLQTAQYIADVKKLPIIRTDKMKEINGGDWEDVAWEVLPQKYPNENYTWENEPHMHQMPNGENMEEFYNRLMKEVMNIINQNKGKSICIVTHGTAIRAMLCRFYGKSLKYMKNVLWHDNTSVTIVDYNDENDEFQVVLEGGIEHLGEELSTIQNQEWWQNYMESRQKNN